The following are encoded in a window of Arvicanthis niloticus isolate mArvNil1 chromosome 1, mArvNil1.pat.X, whole genome shotgun sequence genomic DNA:
- the Pdcd4 gene encoding programmed cell death protein 4 isoform X2 gives MDIENEQILNVNPTDEENAGTEDIKNEINGNWISASTINEARINAKAKRRLRKNSSRDSGRGDSVSDNGSEAVRSGVAVPTSPKGRLLDRRSRSGKGRGLPKKGGAGGKGVWGTPGQVYDVEEVDVKDPNYDDDQENCVYETVVLPLDETAFEKTLTPIIQEYFEHGDTNEVAEMLRDLNLGEMKSGVPVLAVSLALEGKASHREMTSKLLSDLCGTVMSTNDVEKSFDKLLKDLPELALDTPRAPQLVGQFIARAVGDGILCNTYIDSYKGTVDCVQARAALDKATVLLSMSKGGKRKDSVWGSGGGQQPVNHLVKEIDMLLKEYLLSGDISEAEHCLKELEVPHFHHELVYEAIVMVLESTGESAFKMILDLLKSLWKSSTITIDQMKRGYERIYNEIPDINLDVPHSYSVLERFVEECFQAGIISKQLRDLCPSRGRKRFVSEGDGGRLKPESY, from the exons atggatatagaaaatgagCAGATACTGAATGTGAACCCCACTG ATGAAGAAAATGCTGGCACTGAGGACATAAAGAATGAGATAAATGGGAACTGGATCTCCGCGTCTACTATTAATGAAGCCAGAATTAATGCTAAAGCAAAAAGACGCCTGCGGAAAAACTCATCAAGGGACTCTGGCCGAGGCGATTCAGTCAGTGACAATGGAAGTGAAGCCGTGAGAAGTGGAGTCGCTGTGCCCACCAGTCCAAAAGGAAGGTTGCTAGATAGGCGGTCCAGATCTGGGAAAGGAAGGGGGCTGCCAAAGAAAG GTGGTGCAGGAGGCAAGGGTGTCTGGGGCACACCTGGACAGGTATATGATGTGGAGGAGGTGGATGTGAAAGATCCAAACTATGATGACGACCAG GAGAACTGTGTTTATGAAACTGTAGTTTTGCCCCTGGATGAGACTGCATTTGAGAAGACGCTAACACCAATTATACAGGAGTACTTTGAGCACGGAGATACAAATGAAGTTGCG GAGATGTTAAGAGATTTAAACCTCGGGGAGATGAAGAGCGGCGTGCCTGTGTTGGCAGTGTCCTTAGCCTTGGAGGGGAAGGCCAGCCACCGAGAGATGACATCCAAGCTGCTTTCTGACCTTTGCGGGACAGTGATGAGCACAAATGATGTGGAAAAGTCATTTGACAAGTTGCTGAAGGATCTCCCTGAGCTAGCCTTGGACACTCCTAGAGCACCACAG ttGGTGGGCCAGTTTATTGCTAGAGCTGTTGGAGATGGAATCTTATGTAATACCTATATTGATAGTTACAAAGGAACTGTAGATTGTGTACAGGCTAG AGCTGCTCTGGACAAGGCTACTGTGCTCCTGAGCATGTCGAAAGGGGGAAAGCGCAAAGACAGCGTGTGGGGGTCCGGAGGCGGGCAGCAGCCTGTCAATCACCTTGTTAAAGAG ATTGATATGCTGCTTAAAGAGTATTTACTCTCTGGAGATATATCTGAAGCTGAACACTGCCTTAAGGAACTGGAAGTACCTCATTTTCACCACGAGCTTGTATATGAG GCAATTGTAATGGTTTTAGAATCAACTGGAGAAAGTGCATTCAAGATGATCTTAGATTTATTAAAATCCTTGTGGAAGTCTTCTACTATTACCATAGACCAAATGAAAAGA GGTTATGAGAGAATTTATAATGAAATTCCAGATATTAATCTGGATGTCCCACACTCATACTCTGTGCTTGAGAGATTTGTAGAGGAATGTTTTCAGGCTGGAATCATTTCCAAACAACTCCGAGATCTTTGTCCATCAAG GGGAAGAAAGCGTTTTGTAAGTGAAGGAGATGGAGGCCGTCTTAAACCTGAGAGCTACTga
- the Pdcd4 gene encoding programmed cell death protein 4 isoform X1, with protein MDIENEQILNVNPTDPDNLSDSLFSGDEENAGTEDIKNEINGNWISASTINEARINAKAKRRLRKNSSRDSGRGDSVSDNGSEAVRSGVAVPTSPKGRLLDRRSRSGKGRGLPKKGGAGGKGVWGTPGQVYDVEEVDVKDPNYDDDQENCVYETVVLPLDETAFEKTLTPIIQEYFEHGDTNEVAEMLRDLNLGEMKSGVPVLAVSLALEGKASHREMTSKLLSDLCGTVMSTNDVEKSFDKLLKDLPELALDTPRAPQLVGQFIARAVGDGILCNTYIDSYKGTVDCVQARAALDKATVLLSMSKGGKRKDSVWGSGGGQQPVNHLVKEIDMLLKEYLLSGDISEAEHCLKELEVPHFHHELVYEAIVMVLESTGESAFKMILDLLKSLWKSSTITIDQMKRGYERIYNEIPDINLDVPHSYSVLERFVEECFQAGIISKQLRDLCPSRGRKRFVSEGDGGRLKPESY; from the exons atggatatagaaaatgagCAGATACTGAATGTGAACCCCACTG acCCTGACAATTTAAGCGACTCTCTCTTTTCTGGAGATGAAGAAAATGCTGGCACTGAGGACATAAAGAATGAGATAAATGGGAACTGGATCTCCGCGTCTACTATTAATGAAGCCAGAATTAATGCTAAAGCAAAAAGACGCCTGCGGAAAAACTCATCAAGGGACTCTGGCCGAGGCGATTCAGTCAGTGACAATGGAAGTGAAGCCGTGAGAAGTGGAGTCGCTGTGCCCACCAGTCCAAAAGGAAGGTTGCTAGATAGGCGGTCCAGATCTGGGAAAGGAAGGGGGCTGCCAAAGAAAG GTGGTGCAGGAGGCAAGGGTGTCTGGGGCACACCTGGACAGGTATATGATGTGGAGGAGGTGGATGTGAAAGATCCAAACTATGATGACGACCAG GAGAACTGTGTTTATGAAACTGTAGTTTTGCCCCTGGATGAGACTGCATTTGAGAAGACGCTAACACCAATTATACAGGAGTACTTTGAGCACGGAGATACAAATGAAGTTGCG GAGATGTTAAGAGATTTAAACCTCGGGGAGATGAAGAGCGGCGTGCCTGTGTTGGCAGTGTCCTTAGCCTTGGAGGGGAAGGCCAGCCACCGAGAGATGACATCCAAGCTGCTTTCTGACCTTTGCGGGACAGTGATGAGCACAAATGATGTGGAAAAGTCATTTGACAAGTTGCTGAAGGATCTCCCTGAGCTAGCCTTGGACACTCCTAGAGCACCACAG ttGGTGGGCCAGTTTATTGCTAGAGCTGTTGGAGATGGAATCTTATGTAATACCTATATTGATAGTTACAAAGGAACTGTAGATTGTGTACAGGCTAG AGCTGCTCTGGACAAGGCTACTGTGCTCCTGAGCATGTCGAAAGGGGGAAAGCGCAAAGACAGCGTGTGGGGGTCCGGAGGCGGGCAGCAGCCTGTCAATCACCTTGTTAAAGAG ATTGATATGCTGCTTAAAGAGTATTTACTCTCTGGAGATATATCTGAAGCTGAACACTGCCTTAAGGAACTGGAAGTACCTCATTTTCACCACGAGCTTGTATATGAG GCAATTGTAATGGTTTTAGAATCAACTGGAGAAAGTGCATTCAAGATGATCTTAGATTTATTAAAATCCTTGTGGAAGTCTTCTACTATTACCATAGACCAAATGAAAAGA GGTTATGAGAGAATTTATAATGAAATTCCAGATATTAATCTGGATGTCCCACACTCATACTCTGTGCTTGAGAGATTTGTAGAGGAATGTTTTCAGGCTGGAATCATTTCCAAACAACTCCGAGATCTTTGTCCATCAAG GGGAAGAAAGCGTTTTGTAAGTGAAGGAGATGGAGGCCGTCTTAAACCTGAGAGCTACTga